The following are from one region of the Sorghum bicolor cultivar BTx623 chromosome 2, Sorghum_bicolor_NCBIv3, whole genome shotgun sequence genome:
- the LOC8057958 gene encoding alpha-galactosidase, which translates to MAPKVQNRCPSPTAVLLLGACLAAAVAALGAADHDATASRPPPVPLPGDGGARRVLVANGLGLTPQMGWNSWNHFQCGINEAVVRRTADALVATGLAKAGYKYVNLDDCWADYQRNKEGYMVANPKTFPSGIKALADYVHSKGLKLGIYSSAGTRTCSNRMPGSLGHEDKDAKTFASWGVDYLKYDNCYRDGTPETVRFGRMSRALKNSGRPIFFSLCEWGYMEVPKWGGMYGNSWRTTGDINDTWSGMLDNIDRNDAYARYAKPGGWNDPDMLEVGNGGMAYDEYVVHFSLWAIAKAPLVIGCDLTRVSKETLGILSNAEVIAINQDRMGVQGKKVKKYGNDLEVWAGQLSRHRKAVLLLNRGTTSSASITAAWPDVGIRRGVTVEARDVWKHETLPGRFTGSLTAVVGPHSCKLFVLTPVPR; encoded by the exons ATGGCGCCCAAGGTTCAGAACCGGTGCCCGAGTCCGACGGCCGTGCTCCTGCTGGGCGCCTGCCTCGCCGCCGCGGTGGCAGCGCTCGGTGCCGCAGACCACGACGCCACGGCCAGCAGGCCGCCGCCGGTGCCGCTGCCTGGCGACGGAGGCGCCCGGCGCGTCCTCGTCGCCAACGGGCTCGGGCTGACGCCGCAGATGGG GTGGAACAGCTGGAACCATTTCCAGTGCGGCATCAACGAGGCGGTCGTCCGGCGCACCG CTGATGCGCTCGTCGCCACCGGACTTGCAAAGGCTGGCTACAAGTACGTCAACTTAG ATGACTGCTGGGCGGATTACCAAAGAAACAAAGAG GGATACATGGTCGCTAATCCCAAGACATTCCCGTCCGGAATCAAGGCCCTGGCAGATTATGTTCACAGCAAGGGGCTTAAGCTTGGCATCTACTCTTCAGCTGG GACAAGAACTTGCAGCAACAGGATGCCCGGATCTCTGGGCCACGAGGACAAGGATGCTAAAACGTTTGCGTCATGG GGTGTTGACTACTTGAAGTATGACAACTGCTACAGAGACGGCACGCCTGAAACCGTGAG GTTTGGGCGCATGTCTCGCGCGCTGAAGAACTCTGGCCGCCCAATCTTCTTCTCACTTTGCGAATG GGGCTACATGGAAGTGCCCAAATGGGGTGGCATGTACGGCAACAGCTGGAGGACCACCGGCGACATCAACGACACTTGGTCAGG CATGCTGGACAACATCGACCGGAACGACGCCTACGCCCGGTACGCCAAGCCTGGCGGTTGGAACG ACCCTGACATGCTGGAGGTCGGGAACGGAGGGATGGCGTACGACGAGTACGTCGTGCACTTCAGCCTCTGGGCCATCGCCAAG GCTCCCCTGGTAATCGGCTGCGACTTGACGAGAGTTTCCAAGGAGACGCTGGGGATCCTCTCCAACGCAGAGGTCATCGCGATTAACCAAG ATCGGATGGGTGTCCAGGGGAAGAAAGTGAAGAAGTATGGCAACGATCTCGAG GTATGGGCTGGGCAGCTCTCCCGCCACAGGAAGGCGGTGCTGCTGCTCAACCGGGGGACGACGAGCTCCGCGTCCATCACGGCGGCATGGCCGGACGTCGGCATCCGCCGCGGCGTCACCGTCGAGGCCAGGGACGTCTGGAAG CACGAGACGCTCCCGGGCAGGTTCACCGGCAGCCTCACGGCGGTGGTCGGGCCGCACTCGTGCAAGCTCTTCGTCCTCACGCCCGTTCCTCGCTGA